The following are encoded together in the Xanthomonas sacchari genome:
- a CDS encoding alpha-amylase family protein, producing the protein MLVGLLLLLATASAQADVILHAFNWPYATVEARAAQIAAAGYRKVLVAPAYRSQGDAWWARYQPQDMRLIDNPLGDTDAFASMVQALKAVGVETYADVVLNHMANEAATRSDLNYPGSAVLGQYAANPQRYAALRLFGDLSQNFLSASDFGPAQCITNYNDPYQVRTYRICGGGSDPGLPDLVGNDWVVQQQRNYLLALKALGVTGFRIDAAKHMTFDHLNKVLDAQVRSGVMVFGEVITGGGSGNSDYDQFLAPYLQATPHAAYDFPLFNSVRNAFAYGGSMDLLVDPGAYGQALPGARAVTFAITHDIPNNAGFRYAIMDPVDETLAYAYLLGRDGGVPMVYSDNNESGDNRWVNAYQRDDLKRMVGFHNAAQGRDMQVLAHGDCYLLFRRGDLGIVGINKCGTTVTAAVPMNGSVLRWNVDYTDALGSGSVVRISSGNYTFSLPPRQARMWKR; encoded by the coding sequence CTGCTGGTCGGCCTGCTGCTGCTCCTGGCCACCGCCAGCGCCCAGGCCGACGTCATCCTGCATGCCTTCAACTGGCCCTACGCCACCGTGGAAGCGCGTGCCGCGCAGATCGCCGCCGCCGGCTACCGCAAGGTGCTGGTGGCGCCGGCCTACCGCTCGCAGGGAGACGCCTGGTGGGCGCGCTACCAGCCGCAGGACATGCGCCTGATCGACAACCCGCTCGGCGACACCGACGCCTTCGCCAGCATGGTGCAGGCGCTAAAGGCCGTGGGCGTGGAGACCTATGCCGACGTGGTGCTCAACCACATGGCCAACGAAGCGGCCACGCGCTCGGACCTGAACTACCCGGGCAGCGCGGTGCTGGGCCAGTACGCTGCCAATCCGCAGCGCTATGCCGCGCTGCGGTTGTTCGGCGACCTCTCGCAGAATTTCCTCAGCGCCAGCGATTTCGGCCCGGCGCAGTGCATCACCAACTACAACGACCCCTACCAGGTGCGCACCTATCGCATCTGCGGCGGCGGCAGCGATCCCGGCCTGCCGGATCTGGTCGGCAACGACTGGGTGGTGCAGCAGCAGCGCAACTACCTGCTGGCGCTGAAGGCGCTGGGCGTGACCGGCTTCCGCATCGACGCGGCCAAGCACATGACCTTCGACCATCTGAACAAGGTGCTCGATGCGCAGGTGCGCTCCGGGGTGATGGTGTTCGGCGAAGTGATCACCGGCGGCGGCAGCGGCAATTCCGACTACGACCAGTTCCTGGCGCCATACCTGCAGGCCACCCCGCACGCGGCCTACGACTTCCCGCTGTTCAACTCGGTGCGCAACGCCTTCGCCTACGGCGGCAGCATGGATCTGCTGGTCGATCCGGGCGCCTACGGCCAGGCGCTGCCGGGCGCGCGCGCAGTGACCTTCGCCATCACCCACGACATCCCCAATAACGCCGGCTTCCGCTACGCGATCATGGACCCGGTCGACGAAACCCTGGCCTACGCCTATCTGCTCGGCCGCGACGGTGGCGTGCCGATGGTGTACTCGGACAACAACGAGAGCGGCGACAACCGCTGGGTCAACGCCTACCAGCGCGACGACCTCAAGCGCATGGTCGGTTTCCACAACGCCGCGCAGGGCCGCGACATGCAGGTGCTGGCGCACGGCGACTGCTACCTGCTGTTCCGCCGCGGCGACCTGGGCATCGTCGGCATCAACAAGTGCGGCACCACCGTCACCGCCGCCGTGCCGATGAACGGCAGCGTGCTGCGCTGGAACGTCGACTACACCGATGCGCTGGGCTCGGGCAGCGTGGTGCGCATTTCCAGCGGCAACTACACCTTCAGCCTGCCGCCGCGGCAGGCGCGGATGTGGAAGCGCTGA
- a CDS encoding DUF3228 family protein: MSIVLTPFARTRLFPRDGRRNAIQDCTPEQFEQHLNANVPLQVLDGYAPFCKLHVHRNWTSTRCLTVPITDANRRLLRSGYEARSREELPVLVRWFEGVEPPVAAYLLPILYSREQLAHEGAPIEADWGVVGCLYTAEPQEIPMAPITMLRNALGVEEGGSGVPLDRDAYRRSVAFWEHNANWRP; this comes from the coding sequence ATGTCCATCGTCCTCACGCCGTTCGCCCGCACCCGCCTGTTCCCGCGCGACGGACGTCGCAATGCGATCCAGGACTGCACGCCGGAGCAGTTCGAGCAGCATCTCAACGCCAATGTGCCGCTGCAGGTGCTCGACGGCTATGCGCCGTTCTGCAAGCTGCACGTGCACCGCAACTGGACCTCGACGCGCTGCCTGACGGTGCCGATCACCGACGCCAACCGGCGCCTGCTGCGTTCCGGCTATGAGGCGCGCAGCCGCGAGGAACTCCCTGTGCTGGTGCGCTGGTTCGAAGGCGTCGAGCCGCCGGTGGCCGCCTACCTGCTGCCGATCCTCTACAGCCGCGAACAGCTCGCCCACGAGGGCGCGCCGATCGAGGCCGACTGGGGCGTGGTCGGTTGCCTGTACACCGCCGAGCCGCAGGAAATCCCAATGGCACCGATCACCATGCTGCGCAATGCGCTGGGCGTGGAGGAGGGCGGCTCCGGCGTGCCGCTGGATCGCGACGCCTACCGGCGCAGCGTGGCGTTCTGGGAGCACAACGCCAACTGGCGGCCGTAA
- a CDS encoding DUF4124 domain-containing protein, with protein sequence MRALPPILLLLCLCVFAVPAMAQRVNRCTGPDGTTVFSDRRCEDVGAIDRLPPPVAPGNVGSDARGLAPPQCVRRLSVLVQQIRSAVDARDVNRLSALYWWNGVSDDGAQRIFDRLEAIVRRPLVAIVPVLPDSSATIDPAAGTSSTAASATTATSAAADADGGEAPSRPHPTGLRLQQTLAGSITPASTVLDLRRQYDCFWISF encoded by the coding sequence ATGCGCGCCCTTCCGCCGATCCTGCTGCTGTTGTGCCTGTGCGTCTTCGCCGTGCCCGCGATGGCGCAGCGGGTGAACCGTTGCACCGGCCCCGACGGCACCACCGTGTTCAGCGATCGCCGCTGCGAGGACGTCGGCGCGATCGACCGCTTGCCGCCACCGGTGGCGCCCGGCAACGTCGGCAGCGATGCCCGCGGCCTGGCGCCGCCGCAGTGCGTGCGCCGGCTGAGCGTGCTGGTTCAGCAGATCCGCAGCGCCGTGGACGCCCGCGACGTCAATCGGCTATCGGCGCTGTACTGGTGGAATGGCGTTTCCGACGACGGCGCGCAACGCATCTTCGACCGGCTGGAGGCGATCGTGCGCCGCCCCCTGGTCGCGATCGTGCCGGTGTTGCCGGACAGCAGCGCGACCATCGATCCCGCAGCCGGCACATCGTCGACAGCCGCGTCCGCGACAACGGCCACGTCGGCAGCAGCGGATGCCGATGGTGGCGAGGCGCCATCGCGCCCGCATCCGACCGGCCTGCGCCTGCAGCAGACCCTCGCCGGCAGCATCACCCCCGCCTCCACCGTACTGGACCTGCGCCGGCAGTACGACTGCTTCTGGATCAGTTTTTGA
- the metF gene encoding methylenetetrahydrofolate reductase [NAD(P)H], whose product MTAISFEFYPPKTDEQRAQLDRTAARLKAYAPEYVSCTFGAGGSTLSYTSETVRHLKQHHRFEAAPHLSCVGGSREEIRELLKLYRAIGCRRLVALRGDLPSGMGHPGDLRYAADLIAFIRAEHGDAFHLEVGAYPETHPQAHDALSDLRHFKTKVDAGADAAITQYFYNADAYFHFVDAVRKLGVQIPIVPGIMPISNFSQLRRFSEQCGAEIPRWIGKRMQAYGDDAEAIREFGADVVAALCQRLIDGGAPALHFYTLNLAKPTTSVLARLPSAVG is encoded by the coding sequence ATGACCGCCATCAGCTTCGAGTTCTATCCGCCCAAGACCGACGAACAGCGCGCGCAGCTCGACCGCACCGCCGCGCGGCTGAAGGCCTACGCGCCGGAGTACGTGTCCTGCACCTTCGGCGCTGGCGGCTCGACCCTCAGCTACACCTCCGAGACCGTGCGCCACCTCAAGCAGCATCACCGCTTCGAGGCCGCGCCGCACCTGTCCTGCGTGGGCGGCAGCCGCGAGGAGATCCGCGAACTGCTCAAGCTGTACCGTGCCATCGGCTGCCGGCGCCTGGTCGCGCTGCGTGGCGACCTGCCCTCCGGCATGGGCCACCCCGGCGACCTGCGCTATGCCGCCGACCTGATCGCCTTCATCCGCGCCGAGCACGGCGACGCCTTCCATCTGGAAGTGGGCGCCTATCCGGAGACGCACCCGCAGGCCCACGACGCGCTCAGCGACCTGCGCCACTTCAAGACCAAGGTCGACGCCGGCGCCGATGCCGCCATCACCCAGTATTTCTACAACGCCGACGCCTACTTCCACTTCGTCGACGCGGTGCGCAAGCTCGGCGTACAGATCCCGATCGTGCCGGGCATCATGCCGATCTCCAACTTCAGCCAGCTGCGGCGCTTCTCCGAGCAGTGCGGCGCGGAAATCCCGCGCTGGATCGGCAAACGCATGCAGGCCTACGGCGACGATGCCGAAGCCATCCGCGAGTTCGGCGCCGACGTGGTCGCCGCGCTGTGCCAGCGCCTGATCGACGGCGGCGCGCCGGCGCTGCATTTCTATACGCTCAACCTGGCCAAGCCGACCACCAGCGTCCTGGCACGGCTGCCCTCAGCCGTCGGCTGA
- a CDS encoding FAD-dependent monooxygenase: MNANCDTRSTEVLIVGAGPSGLALRLALDRLGIASLLVDRHPAGRNTSRAAVIHARTLEVLEPLGVVPRLLAAGVRTTLFRVRDGDRVLLQIGFDDLPSAHRYALMCPQSATEAILADALEPDPVTVWRPARLLSFAQTADGISADLELPQQRRRQVHAHWIVGCDGAHSAVRQGAGIAFEGGDYAETFVLADVRMAWPLPRDEVSLFFSPQGLMVVAPLPEPDGTVGDRHRIVATVTDAIGPPTLAQVQALLDARGPRSRRARVDTLLWRSDFHLQHRVAAQMRRGRVLLCGDAAHVHSPAGGQGMNTGIQDAVALATALRQALRQHDNQGLDDWATRRRRIARGVVRMTDAMTHAATATAPLARTVRNGLLGLVDHAPLLQRRLAARLAELGN; this comes from the coding sequence ATGAACGCAAACTGCGACACGCGATCGACGGAGGTCCTGATCGTCGGTGCCGGCCCCAGCGGACTGGCGCTGCGCCTGGCACTGGACCGGCTCGGGATCGCCTCGCTGCTGGTCGATCGGCACCCGGCCGGGCGGAACACCTCGCGCGCAGCGGTGATCCATGCGCGCACCCTGGAGGTGCTGGAACCGCTGGGCGTGGTGCCGCGCCTGCTCGCGGCGGGCGTGCGCACCACCCTCTTCCGCGTGCGCGACGGCGACAGGGTGCTGCTGCAGATCGGCTTCGACGACCTGCCCTCGGCGCACCGCTACGCGCTGATGTGCCCGCAGAGCGCGACCGAAGCGATCCTCGCCGACGCCCTGGAGCCGGACCCCGTCACGGTGTGGCGTCCGGCACGCCTGCTCTCGTTTGCGCAGACAGCAGACGGCATCAGCGCCGACCTGGAGCTGCCGCAGCAGCGCCGGCGGCAGGTGCATGCGCACTGGATCGTCGGTTGCGACGGGGCGCACAGCGCGGTGCGGCAGGGCGCCGGGATCGCGTTCGAGGGCGGTGACTACGCGGAAACGTTCGTTTTGGCCGATGTGCGCATGGCCTGGCCGCTGCCGCGCGACGAAGTCAGCCTGTTCTTCTCGCCGCAGGGCCTGATGGTGGTGGCGCCGTTGCCGGAACCCGACGGTACCGTGGGCGATCGCCACCGGATCGTGGCCACGGTGACGGACGCAATCGGGCCGCCGACGCTGGCGCAGGTGCAGGCCTTGCTCGATGCGCGCGGACCGCGCAGTAGGCGCGCGCGCGTCGACACACTGCTGTGGCGTTCGGACTTCCATCTGCAGCACCGGGTGGCCGCGCAGATGCGCCGGGGGCGGGTCCTGCTGTGCGGCGATGCGGCGCACGTGCACAGCCCCGCCGGTGGCCAGGGCATGAATACCGGCATCCAGGACGCGGTCGCCCTGGCGACAGCGCTGCGGCAGGCGCTACGCCAGCACGATAACCAGGGCCTGGACGACTGGGCGACCCGCCGCCGCCGCATCGCTCGCGGCGTGGTGCGCATGACCGACGCGATGACCCACGCGGCCACCGCCACCGCGCCGCTGGCACGCACGGTCCGCAACGGCCTGCTTGGGCTGGTCGATCATGCGCCGTTGCTGCAGCGCAGGCTGGCGGCGCGCCTGGCCGAACTGGGCAACTGA
- a CDS encoding Nudix family hydrolase, translated as MSEPLRSIHVVAGVITDARGRILLTRRTEGRDLAGLWEFPGGKREPGETSEQALVRELQEELGIDAVVGEWLMEVPQRYPDKRLRLEVRQVSAWKGTPRGREGQALTWVSADKLGRYAMPPADQPVVAMLRQPACYLVTPEPAEPGHWLAALQRALDAGVRRVQLRARGLPAEQWLPLARAAATLCTARGAQVLVNRDVALAQELDVGVHLGAEQLPQWQARPLPAGQPVAASCHSLEELQAAQQLGCDFAVVGPLAATASHPGAAPLGWEAFERLREQVALPIYPIGGLLPSQVAEARRHGGQGIAAIRGLWPLAADVA; from the coding sequence ATGTCCGAACCGCTCAGATCCATTCATGTCGTCGCCGGCGTCATCACCGATGCGCGCGGCCGTATCCTGCTGACCCGCCGTACCGAGGGCCGCGACCTGGCCGGCCTGTGGGAATTCCCCGGCGGCAAGCGCGAGCCCGGCGAGACCTCGGAGCAGGCGCTGGTGCGCGAACTGCAGGAGGAACTGGGCATCGATGCGGTGGTCGGCGAGTGGCTGATGGAAGTGCCGCAGCGCTACCCGGACAAGCGCCTGCGCCTGGAAGTGCGCCAGGTCTCGGCATGGAAGGGCACGCCGCGCGGCCGCGAGGGCCAGGCGCTGACCTGGGTGAGCGCCGACAAGCTGGGCCGCTACGCGATGCCGCCGGCCGACCAGCCGGTGGTGGCGATGCTGCGCCAGCCCGCCTGCTACCTGGTGACGCCGGAGCCGGCTGAGCCGGGTCACTGGTTGGCGGCGCTGCAGCGCGCACTGGACGCTGGCGTGCGCCGCGTGCAGTTGCGCGCGCGTGGCCTGCCGGCCGAGCAGTGGCTGCCGCTGGCGCGGGCCGCGGCGACGCTGTGTACGGCGCGTGGCGCGCAGGTGCTGGTCAACCGCGACGTGGCGCTGGCGCAGGAGCTGGACGTGGGCGTGCACCTGGGCGCGGAGCAGTTGCCGCAGTGGCAGGCGCGTCCGTTGCCGGCCGGACAGCCCGTGGCGGCGTCCTGCCACAGCCTCGAAGAATTGCAGGCGGCGCAGCAGCTCGGTTGCGATTTCGCGGTGGTCGGGCCGCTGGCGGCCACCGCCAGCCATCCCGGCGCCGCCCCGCTGGGCTGGGAGGCGTTCGAACGCCTGCGCGAGCAGGTCGCCCTGCCGATCTACCCGATCGGCGGCCTGCTGCCGAGCCAGGTGGCCGAAGCGCGCCGCCACGGCGGCCAGGGCATCGCCGCAATCCGCGGCCTGTGGCCGCTGGCGGCCGATGTGGCGTGA
- a CDS encoding VOC family protein, translated as MDASTSRELKVFVPAQDFALSAQFYADIGFAPEPLGDGLICFRHGDRCAFLLQDFYHAGLAHNLVLHLWVEDADAWWRRLQAADLAGRYGARLGEPEDRPWGMRDFTLHDPGGVLWRIGHGLDA; from the coding sequence TTGGATGCCTCTACTAGCCGGGAACTGAAGGTCTTCGTGCCGGCGCAGGATTTCGCGCTGTCGGCGCAGTTCTATGCGGACATAGGCTTCGCGCCCGAGCCGCTCGGCGACGGCCTAATCTGTTTCCGCCATGGCGACCGTTGCGCGTTCCTGCTGCAGGATTTCTACCACGCGGGCCTGGCGCACAACCTCGTGCTGCACCTGTGGGTGGAGGATGCCGATGCGTGGTGGCGGCGGCTGCAGGCGGCCGACCTGGCTGGCCGCTACGGCGCGCGCCTGGGCGAGCCCGAGGACCGTCCCTGGGGCATGCGCGACTTCACCCTGCACGACCCCGGTGGCGTGCTGTGGCGGATCGGCCACGGCCTGGATGCCTGA
- a CDS encoding TorF family putative porin, whose product MRSAALLLALGVAAPVWAGTASANLAATSNYVSRGFEQSWGRPVLQGGLDVAADSGWYAGTWASGVSPYFIEGGHVEWDVYAGYAVSRGDWGWRAGVYHYAYPGARMSASGTRYDYGEAIVAGHWRTLELSYASTWTRDYFGYNSATLGVGQGRHSRGSGYLALDATLPLASDWQASVHAGHQHVRNFADYGWTDARFGVSRTWRGTEFGLSYARAWNSAGVYRRYTTGVADGEGRVHVSNPIDGAWSFTIKRSFSL is encoded by the coding sequence ATGCGCAGCGCCGCGCTGCTGCTGGCGCTGGGCGTCGCCGCACCGGTCTGGGCCGGCACCGCCAGCGCCAACCTGGCCGCGACCTCGAACTACGTCTCGCGCGGATTCGAGCAGAGCTGGGGCCGGCCGGTGCTGCAGGGTGGGCTGGACGTGGCCGCGGACAGCGGCTGGTATGCCGGCACCTGGGCGTCCGGGGTGAGCCCGTACTTCATCGAAGGCGGGCACGTGGAGTGGGACGTGTACGCCGGCTACGCCGTCAGCCGCGGCGACTGGGGCTGGCGTGCCGGCGTCTACCACTATGCCTATCCCGGCGCACGCATGAGCGCCAGCGGCACGCGCTACGACTACGGCGAGGCCATCGTCGCCGGGCATTGGCGCACGCTGGAGCTGTCCTACGCCAGCACCTGGACGCGCGACTACTTCGGCTACAACAGCGCCACGCTGGGTGTCGGCCAGGGCCGGCACTCGCGCGGCTCCGGCTATCTGGCCCTGGACGCCACGCTGCCGCTGGCATCGGACTGGCAGGCCAGCGTGCATGCGGGCCACCAGCACGTGCGCAACTTCGCCGACTACGGCTGGACCGATGCGCGTTTCGGCGTGAGCCGCACCTGGCGCGGCACCGAATTCGGTTTGAGCTACGCACGGGCCTGGAACAGCGCCGGCGTCTATCGTCGCTATACCACCGGCGTGGCGGATGGCGAAGGCCGGGTGCATGTCTCCAACCCGATCGATGGTGCCTGGTCGTTCACCATCAAGCGCAGTTTTTCGCTGTAG
- a CDS encoding methyl-accepting chemotaxis protein: MSTPSPHRRRGSVAKRLMLGTGLLALACFGLTAMIIYWRSSDALLSTSRTSIENLAQLEAQRVSREIGVAFDASDALANSFRVQHGAGGLSRATATAVLRSQLDAHPQWLGISTMWEPDAFDGNDKGFVGAEGHDATGRYMTWWSRQNGQLVREALRDYEKPGDGDWYLLARNTHKPVVIEPYYYPVAGKDTLMTTLATPILENGRFLGVVTVDFTLDTLQQRIAALRPMGEGHASLLSPLGMVMASRDPQQVGKTRNDAWSKDMLARVAKGQVVFDHRRADGEDALNVFVPLKIGDAPQAFALGISVPYALVMAKARALLWTIAAVGLLSALLLSGALYLLLRRQVLDPLAEAVRVSSAVAAGRLDSQVRHRRDDELGQLLDAMGSMQTQLQAVMQAQAEMAQRHDAGEMSYRMDAARFPGEYGRMVHGTNALVAAHVDVQRRLVEVMSQYAIGNMQVDMEALPGEKAAITEAMRTTKRSLQAINQAITELAQAAASGDFSRRGDAERFQYDFRGMVVGLNRLMELTEGNLSALSALLRAVAQGDLTARMHGEFHGVFAQMRDDANATVEQLTGIVGRIQHATTAINTAASEIAAGNDDLSRRTEQQAANLEETAASMEELTSTVKQNAAHAHQANRLAQDTADVASRGGAVVEQVVETMSGIAGASKKMAEIIGVIDGIAFQTNILALNAAVEAARAGEQGRGFAVVASEVRALAQRSATAAHEIKGLIDASVGKIDDGTALVNGAGDTMREVVASVRQVTDIMSEIAAASQEQSAGIEQVGKTIVQMDEVTQQNAALVEEATAAARAMEDQAGELQRAVALFKLAAPASGRLAAPGRTRLEVVS, translated from the coding sequence ATGTCCACTCCGTCGCCGCATCGCCGTCGCGGCAGCGTCGCCAAACGCCTGATGCTGGGTACCGGCCTGCTCGCGCTGGCCTGCTTCGGCCTGACCGCGATGATCATCTACTGGCGCAGCAGCGATGCGTTGCTGTCGACCTCGCGCACCAGCATCGAGAACCTGGCGCAACTGGAAGCGCAACGCGTGTCGCGCGAGATCGGCGTGGCCTTCGACGCCAGCGATGCGCTGGCCAACAGTTTCCGCGTGCAGCACGGCGCCGGCGGCCTGTCGCGTGCCACCGCCACCGCGGTGCTGCGCAGCCAGCTCGATGCGCATCCGCAGTGGCTGGGCATCAGCACCATGTGGGAGCCGGACGCGTTCGACGGCAACGACAAGGGCTTCGTCGGTGCCGAGGGCCACGACGCCACCGGCCGCTACATGACCTGGTGGTCGCGGCAGAACGGCCAGCTGGTGCGCGAGGCGCTGCGCGACTACGAGAAGCCCGGCGACGGCGACTGGTACCTGCTGGCGCGCAACACGCACAAGCCGGTGGTGATCGAGCCCTACTACTACCCGGTGGCCGGCAAGGACACGCTGATGACCACGCTGGCCACGCCGATCCTGGAGAACGGCCGCTTCCTGGGCGTGGTCACCGTCGACTTCACTCTCGATACCCTGCAGCAGCGCATCGCCGCGCTGCGGCCGATGGGCGAGGGCCATGCCAGCCTGTTGTCGCCGTTGGGCATGGTGATGGCCAGCCGCGATCCGCAGCAGGTCGGCAAGACCCGCAACGACGCCTGGTCCAAGGACATGCTGGCGCGCGTGGCCAAGGGCCAGGTGGTGTTCGACCATCGCCGCGCCGACGGCGAGGATGCGTTGAACGTGTTCGTGCCGCTGAAGATCGGCGATGCGCCGCAGGCGTTCGCGCTGGGCATCTCGGTGCCGTACGCGCTGGTGATGGCCAAGGCGCGCGCGCTGCTGTGGACGATTGCCGCGGTCGGCCTGCTCTCGGCGCTGTTGCTGAGCGGCGCGCTGTACCTGCTGCTGCGCCGGCAGGTGCTGGATCCGCTGGCCGAGGCGGTGCGGGTGTCCTCGGCTGTCGCCGCCGGACGCCTGGACAGCCAGGTCCGGCATCGTCGCGACGACGAACTGGGCCAGTTGCTGGACGCGATGGGCAGCATGCAGACGCAGCTGCAGGCGGTGATGCAGGCGCAGGCGGAGATGGCGCAGCGCCACGACGCCGGCGAGATGAGCTACCGCATGGACGCCGCGCGCTTCCCCGGCGAGTACGGGCGCATGGTCCACGGTACCAATGCGCTGGTCGCCGCGCACGTGGACGTGCAGCGGCGCCTGGTCGAGGTGATGTCGCAGTACGCGATCGGCAACATGCAGGTGGACATGGAGGCGCTGCCGGGCGAGAAGGCGGCGATCACCGAGGCGATGCGCACCACCAAGCGCAGCCTGCAGGCGATCAACCAGGCCATCACCGAACTGGCGCAGGCCGCGGCCTCCGGCGATTTCTCCCGGCGCGGCGATGCCGAGCGCTTCCAGTACGACTTCCGCGGCATGGTGGTCGGGCTGAACCGGCTGATGGAGCTTACCGAGGGCAACCTCTCGGCCTTGTCGGCGCTGTTGCGCGCGGTGGCCCAGGGCGACCTCACCGCGCGGATGCATGGCGAGTTCCATGGCGTGTTCGCGCAGATGCGCGACGACGCCAATGCCACCGTGGAGCAGTTGACCGGCATCGTCGGCCGCATCCAGCACGCCACCACCGCGATCAACACCGCCGCCAGCGAGATCGCTGCCGGCAACGACGACCTGTCGCGCCGCACCGAGCAGCAGGCGGCCAACCTGGAAGAGACCGCGGCGTCGATGGAGGAGCTGACCTCCACGGTGAAGCAGAACGCCGCGCATGCGCATCAGGCCAATCGCCTGGCGCAGGACACCGCCGACGTGGCCTCGCGCGGCGGCGCGGTGGTCGAGCAGGTGGTGGAGACCATGTCCGGTATTGCCGGCGCGTCGAAGAAGATGGCCGAGATCATCGGCGTGATCGACGGCATCGCCTTCCAGACCAACATCCTGGCGCTCAATGCCGCGGTTGAAGCCGCCCGTGCCGGCGAGCAGGGCCGCGGTTTCGCGGTGGTGGCGAGCGAGGTGCGCGCGCTGGCCCAGCGCTCGGCGACCGCGGCGCACGAGATCAAGGGCCTGATCGACGCCTCGGTCGGCAAGATCGACGATGGCACGGCGCTGGTCAACGGCGCCGGCGACACCATGCGCGAGGTGGTGGCCAGCGTGCGCCAGGTCACCGACATCATGAGCGAGATCGCCGCCGCCTCGCAGGAACAGAGCGCCGGCATCGAACAGGTGGGCAAAACCATCGTGCAGATGGACGAGGTGACCCAGCAGAACGCCGCGCTGGTCGAGGAAGCCACGGCGGCGGCGCGGGCGATGGAGGATCAGGCCGGGGAACTGCAGCGCGCTGTGGCGCTGTTCAAGCTTGCCGCGCCTGCATCGGGCCGCCTGGCCGCGCCGGGCCGGACGCGGCTGGAGGTGGTGTCGTGA
- a CDS encoding TetR family transcriptional regulator, which yields MTRSQATKDRILESARALFALHGYDGTTVRQIAAQAQANVALVIRYYGSKEQLFLAAVEFDLRLPDLRDLPAEDVGERLAVHFFAVWEDAPSGYQLVALLRAAVSHADAKARITEIFERQLRTAVRRYLGPGAAAETRAALIASQMLGFALVRYVLEFPARGLTRPRAVRVLGETLQRYLTQPL from the coding sequence GTGACCCGTTCGCAGGCAACCAAGGACCGCATTCTCGAATCGGCACGCGCGCTGTTCGCGTTGCACGGCTACGACGGCACCACGGTGCGCCAGATCGCCGCGCAGGCGCAGGCCAACGTCGCACTGGTGATCCGCTACTACGGCAGCAAGGAGCAGTTGTTCCTGGCCGCGGTGGAGTTCGACCTGCGCCTGCCGGATCTGCGCGACCTCCCTGCCGAGGACGTGGGCGAGCGCCTGGCGGTGCATTTCTTTGCGGTCTGGGAGGACGCACCGTCGGGCTATCAGTTGGTGGCCTTGCTGCGCGCGGCGGTGAGCCACGCCGATGCGAAGGCGCGGATCACGGAGATCTTCGAGAGGCAGCTGCGTACCGCGGTACGGCGTTACCTCGGGCCGGGCGCGGCAGCGGAAACGCGCGCCGCGTTGATCGCCTCGCAGATGCTGGGCTTCGCCCTGGTGCGCTATGTGCTGGAATTTCCTGCCAGGGGCCTGACCCGGCCGCGCGCAGTGCGGGTATTGGGAGAGACGCTGCAGCGCTATCTGACGCAGCCTCTGTGA
- a CDS encoding M14 family metallocarboxypeptidase, with translation MTSAAFYPIGTPGVPWGAAEKAAWLAGQPRRRSYQDEVVAAIERLRGPWELVEYGELAYAQERYPLLALRSRDWNEALPYMLVTGGVHGYETSGVHGALQFAQQHAEDYAGRANVLLAPCVSPWAYERIHRWNADAIDPNRSFRADSPAQESAALLRLVALLREHIRMHIDLHETTDSDESEFRPALAARDGVDYAPGGIPDGFYLVGDSENPQPAFQQAVLAAVAQVTHIAPADAAGELIGTPLAAPGVINYPVKRLGLCAGITDARYTTTTEVYPDSASATPEQCNAAQVAAVRAAIDYALAHP, from the coding sequence ATGACCAGCGCAGCCTTCTATCCGATCGGAACCCCCGGCGTGCCCTGGGGCGCCGCCGAGAAAGCGGCGTGGCTGGCCGGGCAACCGCGCCGTCGCAGCTATCAGGATGAGGTGGTGGCGGCCATCGAGCGCTTGCGTGGGCCGTGGGAGCTGGTCGAGTACGGCGAACTGGCGTACGCGCAGGAGCGCTATCCGTTGCTGGCGCTGCGCAGCCGCGATTGGAACGAGGCGCTGCCGTACATGCTGGTCACCGGTGGCGTGCACGGCTACGAGACCAGCGGCGTGCATGGTGCGCTGCAGTTCGCGCAGCAGCATGCCGAGGACTACGCCGGCCGCGCCAATGTGCTGCTGGCGCCGTGCGTGAGCCCCTGGGCGTACGAGCGCATCCACCGCTGGAACGCCGATGCGATCGATCCCAACCGTTCGTTCCGCGCCGACAGCCCGGCGCAGGAATCAGCGGCGCTGCTGCGTCTGGTCGCGCTGTTGCGCGAGCACATTCGCATGCATATCGATCTGCATGAGACCACCGACAGCGACGAGTCCGAGTTCCGTCCGGCGCTGGCGGCGCGCGACGGCGTCGACTATGCGCCGGGCGGCATCCCCGATGGCTTCTATCTGGTCGGCGACAGCGAGAATCCGCAGCCGGCCTTCCAGCAGGCGGTGCTGGCCGCAGTAGCACAGGTCACCCATATCGCGCCGGCCGACGCCGCCGGCGAACTGATCGGCACGCCGCTGGCGGCGCCGGGCGTCATCAATTATCCGGTGAAGCGGCTGGGCCTGTGCGCAGGCATCACCGATGCGCGCTACACCACCACCACCGAGGTCTACCCGGACAGCGCCAGCGCCACGCCGGAGCAGTGCAACGCCGCGCAGGTGGCGGCGGTGCGCGCGGCGATCGACTACGCGTTGGCGCATCCGTAG